A DNA window from Parabacteroides johnsonii DSM 18315 contains the following coding sequences:
- a CDS encoding DUF3872 domain-containing protein translates to MKTEKNMRKGFGLAGKIAMFCIGLVSLVLTSCESELEIQQSYPFTVETMPVPKELNRNDTAEIRCELKSEGDFDGTVYTIRYFQYDGEGSLKLDNGLEFKPNDRYLLENRKFRLYYTSLCDEAQNFIVVVEDNWGNMTEMEFDFNDAGDEETGTVEDSLSAQEGGAL, encoded by the coding sequence ATGAAGACAGAAAAGAATATGAGAAAAGGATTTGGGCTGGCAGGCAAGATTGCCATGTTCTGTATCGGTCTGGTCAGTCTTGTACTGACCTCGTGCGAATCCGAGCTGGAAATCCAGCAGAGTTATCCGTTTACCGTGGAAACAATGCCGGTTCCAAAGGAACTGAACAGGAATGATACGGCGGAAATACGATGTGAGCTCAAAAGTGAGGGCGATTTTGACGGTACGGTCTATACGATCCGTTATTTCCAGTACGACGGGGAAGGTTCCCTGAAACTGGACAACGGTCTTGAATTCAAGCCGAATGACCGTTATCTGCTGGAGAACCGGAAGTTCAGGCTGTATTATACTTCACTATGTGACGAGGCGCAGAACTTCATTGTCGTTGTCGAGGACAACTGGGGAAACATGACGGAAATGGAATTTGACTTCAACGATGCAGGTGATGAAGAAACAGGTACTGTGGAAGATTCATTGTCAGCTCAGGAAGGAGGTGCCTTATAA
- a CDS encoding toprim domain-containing protein — protein MLSTESRMRGDMQVRFGGRYGKTYCRKAVRRPVPSLRLGKGGDIFHLAGELTGSTGFMEQLEFLSGKSGILPLRPLQERKKIPRVSGFEDVKVTELSHEALKGYLKERGIDPAIAGRFCKEVAYGIRGKRYFAIGFMNRSGGYELRNPMFKGCISPKDISCVSLSGKKQDTCCVFEGFVDFLSALVLRIVKDEDCLVLNSVSNLERSYAVLEGYGKILCFLDRDRAGITALETLNIHFGNKVMDCSGLYDGLKDLNEYLTKTRENK, from the coding sequence ATGTTATCAACGGAGAGCCGTATGCGTGGAGACATGCAAGTACGGTTTGGGGGCAGGTACGGGAAAACCTACTGCCGAAAGGCAGTAAGGCGTCCTGTACCGAGCCTACGCCTCGGAAAGGGAGGTGACATCTTCCATCTTGCCGGAGAACTGACCGGAAGTACCGGTTTCATGGAACAGCTGGAGTTCCTTTCAGGGAAATCCGGCATCCTTCCCCTCCGGCCTTTACAGGAACGTAAGAAGATACCCCGCGTTTCCGGATTCGAGGACGTGAAAGTGACGGAACTGAGTCATGAGGCATTGAAAGGTTACCTGAAAGAGAGAGGCATTGATCCGGCCATAGCCGGGAGATTCTGCAAGGAAGTGGCATACGGAATACGGGGCAAACGGTATTTTGCCATAGGCTTCATGAACCGGAGCGGCGGCTATGAACTCCGTAACCCGATGTTCAAGGGATGCATCTCTCCCAAGGACATTTCCTGTGTGTCCCTGTCCGGAAAGAAACAGGATACGTGCTGCGTGTTTGAAGGATTTGTGGATTTCCTTTCGGCATTGGTATTGCGGATTGTGAAGGACGAGGACTGCCTGGTGCTGAACTCTGTATCCAATCTGGAACGGTCGTATGCCGTTCTGGAGGGTTACGGTAAAATCCTGTGCTTTCTTGACCGTGATCGGGCCGGGATTACTGCACTGGAGACTTTGAACATACATTTCGGGAATAAGGTTATGGACTGTTCCGGTCTGTATGATGGATTAAAGGACTTGAATGAATATCTGACAAAAACAAGGGAAAACAAATGA